A stretch of the Arachis stenosperma cultivar V10309 chromosome 6, arast.V10309.gnm1.PFL2, whole genome shotgun sequence genome encodes the following:
- the LOC130932952 gene encoding transcription factor bHLH149 — translation MSSLQPNVDSTNSETMQRSNPKKRRKIGHSNSLSLVPWRSETQQRIYSSKLAEALRHVIHRNPPSPPAKSSAGREVRETADRVLATTAKGRTRWSRAILASPLNRWKLRRMHKKVHKASTGLPKKSPETRRRLPVVQKKARVLGRLVPGCRKLTFPNLLEEATDYISALEMQVRAMTALTELLTGGGSLASA, via the coding sequence ATGTCATCTCTGCAACCAAACGTTGATTCTACAAATTCGGAAACGATGCAACGATCCAATCCCAAGAAGCGCCGGAAAATTGGACACAGCAATTCCCTCAGCCTCGTTCCATGGAGATCCGAGACGCAACAGCGGATCTACTCTTCCAAGCTCGCAGAAGCTCTCCGCCACGTCATCCATCGGAACCCTCCGTCTCCGCCGGCAAAGTCTAGTGCCGGTCGAGAGGTTCGCGAGACCGCCGACCGAGTCCTCGCTACCACTGCAAAAGGCCGGACTCGTTGGAGCCGCGCTATCCTTGCTAGTCCACTCAACCGTTGGAAGCTCCGGCGGATGCACAAGAAGGTTCACAAGGCCTCCACCGGATTGCCGAAGAAGTCGCCGGAGACTCGCCGGAGATTACCGGTGGTGCAGAAGAAAGCGCGCGTTCTCGGCCGTTTAGTCCCCGGCTGCCGGAAGCTCACGTTCCCGAACCTTCTAGAAGAAGCCACAGACTACATCTCGGCGTTGGAGATGCAGGTGAGAGCGATGACGGCACTCACGGAGTTACTCACCGGCGGCGGCTCCCTCGCCTCGGCTTGA